A region of Fibrobacter sp. UWB2 DNA encodes the following proteins:
- a CDS encoding YhcG family protein codes for MKSKEVISAKLVQDARQIIETAQKNAVRSVNFCRVQMYWNLGKRIFEEEQHGKKRADYGAYIVKSLAERLEAEYGSGFGIRQIERARQFFLLYPIASALRTQLNWSQYKMLIAISDPDKREYYELEAVNNSWNGRELERQINSQLYERLLLSNDKESVLAVARKERIPETPQEVIKDPMVLEFLGLEKNPAFYESDLEGAIISHITEFLLELGKGFSFVARQKRIMLEDDEFFVDLVLYNRLLRCFVVIEIKTGKITHQDLGQLQMYVNYHDRIEKLPDENPTIGILLCAGKNDSAVKMTLPENNKTILASEYKLYLPTTEQLVSEINEAKKLAKKQD; via the coding sequence ATGAAGTCTAAAGAAGTTATCTCGGCAAAGCTGGTTCAAGACGCTAGGCAAATCATCGAGACTGCGCAGAAAAACGCTGTTCGGAGTGTTAATTTCTGTCGTGTTCAGATGTACTGGAATCTTGGCAAGCGGATTTTCGAAGAAGAGCAACACGGCAAGAAACGAGCCGATTACGGGGCGTATATCGTGAAATCGCTTGCGGAAAGGCTAGAAGCTGAATACGGGAGTGGGTTTGGCATTCGACAGATTGAACGCGCACGTCAATTTTTCCTATTGTATCCAATTGCGTCCGCACTGCGGACGCAATTGAATTGGTCTCAATACAAGATGCTTATTGCGATTTCCGACCCCGACAAACGCGAATATTACGAACTTGAGGCTGTAAACAATTCTTGGAATGGTCGCGAACTAGAACGCCAAATCAACAGTCAATTGTACGAACGCCTTTTGCTCAGTAACGACAAGGAATCCGTGCTGGCAGTCGCTCGCAAGGAACGCATTCCAGAAACACCGCAAGAGGTCATCAAGGATCCGATGGTCCTAGAATTTCTTGGACTGGAAAAGAACCCCGCTTTTTATGAAAGCGATTTAGAGGGGGCGATTATTTCGCACATCACTGAATTTTTGCTTGAACTAGGCAAGGGCTTTTCTTTTGTAGCAAGGCAGAAACGGATCATGCTTGAAGACGACGAATTTTTCGTTGACCTCGTTCTTTACAACAGGTTGCTTCGCTGTTTTGTAGTTATTGAAATCAAGACGGGCAAAATCACGCATCAAGATCTCGGCCAGCTCCAAATGTACGTGAATTACCACGACCGCATAGAAAAGCTTCCCGATGAAAATCCGACTATCGGAATTCTTCTGTGTGCAGGCAAGAATGATTCTGCGGTGAAAATGACTTTGCCCGAAAACAACAAGACAATCCTCGCCAGTGAATACAAATTGTATTTGCCCACCACAGAGCAGTTAGTCAGCGAAATCAACGAAGCAAAGAAACTCGCCAAAAAACAAGACTAA
- a CDS encoding ORF6N domain-containing protein, with translation MTKNTKNLTVAPVKSEMSLIDENLLKSRIYTIRGVKVMLDADLAEIYGYSTGAFNRQVKNNIERFAEDFRFQLSKREVEELRCKNFTANISTMNRSYPFVFTEQGIYMLMTVLKGDLAIQQSMALIRLFKQMKDYIVAENQQLLGTAGIAQIAAQTAQNTHEIAVVSAEVKELSGEVRDIRSDLGKINMDLQMVMENFVDPSTYKHFLILNGQKLEADVAYAQIYGMAKKSLLIVDNYVDIKTLNLLRNAHKGVSILIASDQYTRITDDMLNDFRAAMPGVSIDRVSAAHKFHDRYILIDFKTKSEKLYHCGASSKDAGNKITTIVKLDDIDAYRSMFEELYTKQET, from the coding sequence ATGACCAAGAACACAAAAAATTTGACTGTTGCGCCAGTCAAATCAGAAATGTCCCTGATAGACGAGAACTTGCTCAAATCGCGTATTTACACCATCCGAGGGGTCAAGGTCATGCTTGATGCCGATTTAGCCGAGATTTATGGGTATAGTACCGGAGCTTTTAACCGGCAAGTCAAGAATAATATTGAGCGTTTTGCGGAGGATTTCCGGTTCCAATTGTCCAAAAGGGAAGTTGAAGAATTGCGATGCAAAAATTTCACCGCAAATATCAGCACAATGAACCGCTCCTATCCCTTTGTTTTTACGGAACAAGGTATTTACATGCTCATGACCGTGTTGAAAGGCGATTTAGCGATACAACAGAGTATGGCCCTCATTCGTCTTTTTAAGCAGATGAAAGACTATATCGTTGCAGAAAATCAGCAACTGCTCGGAACTGCGGGAATCGCCCAGATTGCTGCGCAGACTGCTCAAAATACACATGAAATTGCGGTGGTTTCTGCCGAAGTAAAGGAACTTTCCGGCGAAGTTCGCGACATTCGGAGTGATTTGGGAAAAATCAATATGGACCTTCAGATGGTCATGGAAAATTTCGTCGATCCATCGACTTACAAGCACTTCTTGATTCTGAATGGACAGAAGTTGGAAGCCGATGTCGCCTACGCACAGATTTACGGCATGGCGAAGAAATCACTGTTGATTGTCGATAACTATGTCGACATCAAGACGCTGAATTTGCTCCGAAATGCGCACAAAGGCGTTTCCATATTAATTGCGAGTGACCAATACACTCGCATAACAGACGATATGCTCAACGATTTCCGTGCTGCAATGCCGGGCGTTTCAATAGACAGAGTTTCTGCAGCGCACAAGTTCCACGACCGCTACATTCTAATAGACTTTAAGACCAAAAGCGAAAAACTGTACCATTGCGGAGCTTCTAGTAAGGATGCCGGCAACAAGATTACGACTATTGTAAAGCTAGATGACATTGATGCGTACCGTAGCATGTTTGAAGAACTATATACCAAGCAGGAAACTTAA
- a CDS encoding YhcG family protein, whose translation MAKNKENVPAKAVESLFNKISPLITQSRKMIATTINTAEVCTKFKIGQYIVEDEQKGKSRAAYGKQVLIHLSARLIEKHGEGWSVETLTLCRKFFNVYSNFVNGVYEIEGEYKFTLSWSHYLVLMRIKNDDERRFYEIEATSGNWSVRELQRQYGSSLYERLALSRDKEQVVRLSRVGNVVEKPEDIIKNPVTLEFVGLKPDASYSESKLESAIIGKLQDFLLELGKGFLFEARQKRFSFDEDNYYVDLVLYNRLLQCYVLVDLKVDKLTHQDLGQMQMYVNYYDRYVKQDFEKPTIGILLCKEKKDTLVKLTLPEDANIYASAYELYLPDKKLLQAKVKEWVNEFEKEK comes from the coding sequence ATGGCTAAAAATAAAGAGAATGTCCCTGCAAAAGCGGTGGAATCGTTGTTCAATAAAATATCCCCTCTTATTACGCAATCTCGTAAAATGATTGCAACGACCATCAATACTGCTGAAGTCTGCACCAAATTCAAGATAGGCCAATATATAGTCGAAGATGAACAAAAAGGCAAAAGCCGAGCGGCATATGGGAAACAAGTACTCATTCATCTATCTGCCAGACTGATAGAAAAACATGGGGAAGGTTGGTCCGTTGAAACATTAACGCTCTGTAGAAAATTTTTCAATGTATATTCGAATTTCGTAAACGGTGTTTACGAAATTGAGGGCGAATATAAATTCACACTTTCTTGGTCGCATTACCTAGTGCTCATGCGCATCAAGAATGATGATGAACGCCGTTTTTACGAGATAGAGGCTACTTCCGGGAACTGGTCTGTTCGCGAGTTGCAGCGGCAGTATGGCTCAAGTCTGTATGAACGCCTTGCGTTGAGCCGGGACAAGGAACAGGTTGTCCGCTTATCGCGAGTCGGCAACGTGGTGGAAAAGCCGGAGGATATCATCAAGAATCCGGTGACGCTTGAATTTGTTGGCTTGAAGCCGGACGCTTCGTATTCGGAATCGAAACTGGAATCTGCTATCATCGGTAAATTGCAAGATTTCCTGCTTGAATTGGGGAAAGGATTCCTGTTCGAAGCGCGTCAGAAGCGTTTCTCCTTTGACGAGGACAACTACTATGTGGACTTGGTCTTGTACAATCGTCTGCTGCAGTGCTATGTGCTCGTTGACTTGAAGGTCGATAAGTTGACGCACCAGGATCTCGGCCAGATGCAGATGTACGTAAACTATTACGACCGCTATGTAAAGCAGGATTTTGAAAAGCCGACTATCGGCATTCTGCTTTGCAAGGAGAAGAAGGATACCCTTGTGAAGCTGACTTTGCCCGAAGATGCGAATATTTACGCCTCCGCCTATGAGCTGTACTTGCCGGACAAGAAACTATTGCAGGCGAAGGTCAAAGAATGGGTAAATGAATTCGAAAAAGAGAAATAA
- a CDS encoding Na+/H+ antiporter NhaC family protein translates to MQNENSQEKIKGNPIALLPIAVFLVLYLGLGITFEYVLKIPMGFYNIPIVAAFLVAIFVACVQNRKLNFDHKMNVMAGALGDRNIFLMILIFLCAGIFAGILGRSSASAAAYLLLDFIPAQFAVVVLFVVAAFVSTAMGTSVGTIAVVSPIAVEVAQMAGFGVPFCVATVIGGAMFGDNLSFISDTTIAATSTQGCKMKDKFRVNFLVAAPAALLAIIIITAISFVTKANTVAENSYNLVQLIPYVLVLALALTGINVFAVLLIGIVAASIIMVGSGTLDMIGLLQNIGNGISGMYETILVAVLVSALCGLIRIHGGFAALLDFIHKVFKGHRSGQVGVGLLVSALDIATANNTVAIVMAGPIAKQMGDEYRISPKKTASLLDIFSCVVQGILPYGAQMLVALAAISTAIPGANISAFDLIPYMFYPFLLLVSVLIFIAISPRKNKH, encoded by the coding sequence ATGCAAAACGAAAACTCTCAAGAAAAGATCAAGGGCAACCCGATTGCCCTTTTGCCTATCGCCGTTTTCCTGGTACTTTATCTGGGACTCGGCATCACGTTTGAATATGTCCTCAAGATCCCGATGGGATTTTACAACATCCCGATTGTCGCAGCATTCCTGGTGGCAATTTTCGTGGCGTGCGTGCAAAACCGCAAGCTGAATTTTGACCACAAAATGAATGTGATGGCAGGTGCACTTGGCGACCGCAACATTTTCTTGATGATCCTGATTTTCCTTTGCGCGGGCATTTTCGCGGGGATTCTCGGGCGTTCAAGCGCTTCGGCGGCAGCATACTTGCTCTTGGATTTCATTCCGGCGCAGTTTGCGGTGGTGGTACTGTTCGTTGTCGCGGCGTTTGTCTCTACGGCGATGGGTACATCCGTTGGCACAATTGCAGTGGTCTCCCCGATTGCGGTCGAAGTCGCACAGATGGCGGGCTTTGGCGTTCCGTTCTGCGTAGCAACGGTGATTGGCGGCGCAATGTTCGGCGACAACTTGAGCTTTATTTCGGATACGACGATTGCGGCTACGTCTACGCAGGGTTGCAAGATGAAGGACAAGTTCCGCGTGAACTTTCTGGTGGCTGCTCCGGCGGCACTTCTCGCGATTATCATCATCACGGCAATTTCTTTTGTGACCAAAGCAAATACGGTTGCAGAAAATTCCTACAATCTCGTACAACTTATTCCTTACGTTCTCGTGCTTGCGCTCGCGCTCACGGGCATCAACGTTTTTGCGGTTTTGCTCATCGGCATTGTCGCAGCCTCCATCATTATGGTGGGTTCCGGCACGCTCGACATGATTGGCCTTTTGCAGAACATCGGAAACGGCATTTCGGGAATGTACGAGACGATTCTCGTGGCGGTTTTGGTGAGCGCTTTGTGCGGGCTCATTCGCATTCACGGTGGTTTTGCGGCTCTGTTAGACTTTATCCATAAAGTATTCAAGGGGCACCGCAGCGGTCAAGTGGGCGTTGGCCTCTTGGTGAGCGCACTCGACATCGCAACGGCAAACAACACAGTCGCTATTGTGATGGCAGGCCCAATCGCAAAGCAGATGGGCGACGAATACAGAATCTCGCCGAAAAAGACGGCTTCGCTCTTGGATATTTTCAGCTGCGTGGTGCAAGGCATTTTGCCTTACGGTGCCCAGATGCTCGTAGCACTCGCAGCCATTTCAACGGCAATCCCGGGCGCAAACATCAGCGCATTCGACCTCATTCCCTACATGTTCTATCCATTCCTGTTACTTGTCAGCGTACTCATATTCATTGCAATTTCTCCGCGCAAAAACAAGCACTAG
- the dxr gene encoding 1-deoxy-D-xylulose-5-phosphate reductoisomerase, which translates to MKNVVLLGATGSIGTSSVDVIHQHSDIFNLYAVAANSSVEKVAEIVRKYNVERVCMFNEAAAKELEGVLGKKVLAGMDGLCELAADPKADIIINALMGAVGCLPTITAIEHGKHVALANKETMVMAGPVIWDKLAENPKSFITPIDSEHSAIFQCLEGGKRESEVEFLEITASGGPFREWPIEKFENITVADALNHPVWSMGKKITIDSASMMNKGLEVLEAHFLFHIPYDQIKVVVHPQSMVHSLVQFRDGSLMAQLGAPDMRIPIQVALTWPDRLKLETKRLDLPTLAKLTFFEPDFNKFRCLALAFEAGRRGGIVPSMMNAANEVLVDRFLKGNLKFTDIPKYVEMVMEKAPNVTGHLSLEQVLEADKEARLMTEGFLK; encoded by the coding sequence ATGAAAAACGTTGTTCTTTTGGGTGCCACCGGTTCTATCGGTACCTCTAGCGTTGATGTCATTCACCAGCATTCGGATATCTTCAACCTTTACGCTGTGGCTGCAAATAGCAGTGTCGAGAAGGTTGCCGAAATCGTGCGCAAGTACAATGTTGAACGCGTTTGCATGTTCAACGAAGCTGCCGCCAAGGAACTCGAAGGCGTGCTCGGCAAGAAGGTGCTTGCCGGTATGGATGGCCTCTGCGAACTTGCAGCCGACCCGAAGGCAGACATCATCATCAACGCCTTGATGGGCGCTGTGGGTTGCCTCCCGACGATTACCGCCATTGAACATGGCAAGCATGTTGCTCTTGCAAACAAGGAAACGATGGTGATGGCAGGCCCGGTCATTTGGGACAAGCTTGCTGAAAATCCGAAGTCCTTTATTACGCCGATCGATTCCGAACACAGCGCTATTTTCCAGTGCCTCGAAGGTGGCAAGCGCGAATCCGAAGTGGAATTCCTCGAAATCACGGCTTCGGGTGGTCCGTTCCGTGAATGGCCGATTGAAAAGTTTGAAAACATCACTGTGGCTGATGCCTTGAATCACCCGGTGTGGAGCATGGGCAAGAAGATTACGATCGACTCTGCTTCCATGATGAACAAGGGCCTCGAAGTGCTCGAAGCTCACTTCTTGTTCCACATTCCGTATGACCAAATCAAGGTTGTGGTTCACCCGCAGTCCATGGTACATTCCTTGGTGCAGTTCCGCGATGGTTCCTTGATGGCCCAGCTCGGCGCTCCCGACATGCGCATCCCGATTCAGGTGGCTCTCACGTGGCCTGACCGCCTCAAGCTCGAAACTAAGCGTCTCGACTTGCCGACGCTTGCAAAGCTCACGTTCTTCGAACCGGACTTCAACAAGTTCCGTTGCCTCGCTCTCGCCTTTGAAGCTGGCCGCCGTGGCGGTATCGTGCCTTCGATGATGAACGCCGCAAACGAAGTTCTCGTGGATCGTTTCCTCAAAGGTAACCTCAAGTTCACCGACATCCCGAAGTACGTGGAAATGGTGATGGAAAAGGCCCCAAACGTGACCGGTCACCTTTCGCTCGAACAAGTACTCGAAGCCGACAAGGAAGCCCGCCTCATGACGGAAGGCTTCTTGAAGTAG
- a CDS encoding SUMF1/EgtB/PvdO family nonheme iron enzyme: MHPHRSSSSGIEQGNSSSAHANSSSSESSFVYTSPANFADTVNGVAFNMVYVAGGTYTRGCDNCAEQDKIYESPSHKVTVSEYFIANTEVTIAQWNAVMGGKKNAWESDKAPKIGVSWFDANNYACKLGQKTGRQYRLLTDAEWEFAARGGKDGIADKFKFSGSNNVDDVAWYSENSGGKSHDVATKKPNKLGLYDMSGNSWEWVYDWLVAYTDADKVNPVQLTGSGNKTRRGGSYGEPADFARVSRRAIRSRDGAADMGFRLGMSTELPPGMVSPCEAANPSAATCQGDKNRDCRLITTADEAWISDDYTVVIGENGVAAVSGFPNVSGQWYTLNNRSFNVVTKSGTKTYAYYVFSEDELTMISDDGIPYRLYRRAASEAKNKVSLPTVSNPKTLAQLIAAVEPERIVTDEQLAHPDTSVRDPRIAAASGYTWFFDGRCCGGNHKYRFHLDKSGDAEFVVMDYDDTHHENILAKGRWFTVGNIGLHIVLNGKYFNYLYTAGERTMSFSEYMPAGPIFCHISFQSYERGDFRIFNKTLFDDKIKRPRGFNGENPVYEAGDYQWGS; this comes from the coding sequence GTGCATCCGCACAGAAGTTCTTCTTCGGGAATCGAGCAAGGGAACTCCTCTAGTGCACATGCAAATTCCAGTTCTAGCGAGAGTTCCTTTGTTTATACTTCACCCGCAAATTTTGCAGACACGGTAAACGGAGTCGCCTTCAACATGGTCTATGTGGCTGGCGGCACTTACACGCGCGGCTGCGACAACTGTGCCGAACAAGACAAAATTTACGAGAGTCCATCGCACAAAGTAACAGTCAGCGAATACTTCATAGCCAATACCGAAGTGACTATTGCGCAATGGAACGCCGTCATGGGCGGAAAAAAGAATGCATGGGAATCGGACAAAGCTCCCAAAATCGGCGTAAGCTGGTTTGACGCCAACAATTACGCCTGCAAGCTTGGGCAAAAAACAGGGAGACAGTACCGACTGTTGACCGATGCCGAATGGGAATTTGCGGCCCGCGGTGGCAAAGACGGAATTGCAGACAAGTTTAAATTTTCAGGTAGTAACAACGTCGATGATGTGGCATGGTATTCCGAAAACAGCGGCGGAAAATCACACGATGTTGCCACTAAGAAACCAAACAAGCTTGGACTTTACGACATGAGTGGCAACTCATGGGAATGGGTCTACGACTGGCTCGTAGCCTACACGGACGCAGACAAGGTAAATCCGGTACAGCTCACAGGAAGTGGTAACAAGACGCGAAGAGGCGGGAGTTACGGCGAGCCCGCGGATTTTGCGCGAGTGAGCCGTCGCGCCATCCGCAGCCGCGATGGCGCCGCAGACATGGGCTTTAGACTAGGCATGTCTACGGAACTCCCGCCGGGAATGGTAAGCCCCTGCGAAGCGGCAAATCCGTCTGCAGCCACCTGCCAAGGCGACAAGAATCGCGACTGCCGCTTGATTACCACCGCAGACGAAGCCTGGATCAGCGACGACTACACGGTCGTTATCGGAGAAAATGGTGTTGCGGCAGTTTCTGGCTTCCCGAATGTTTCAGGGCAGTGGTACACGCTCAACAACCGCAGTTTTAACGTTGTCACCAAGAGCGGCACAAAGACTTACGCTTACTACGTGTTCAGCGAAGATGAACTCACAATGATTAGCGATGACGGCATTCCATACCGTCTGTACAGGCGAGCCGCAAGCGAAGCCAAGAATAAAGTAAGTCTCCCGACCGTAAGCAATCCCAAGACTTTAGCACAGCTTATCGCCGCTGTAGAACCCGAACGCATCGTCACAGACGAGCAACTCGCCCACCCCGACACAAGCGTTCGCGACCCGCGCATTGCAGCCGCAAGCGGATACACGTGGTTTTTCGACGGGCGTTGCTGTGGCGGAAACCATAAGTACCGCTTCCACTTAGACAAAAGCGGCGATGCAGAATTTGTCGTCATGGACTACGACGACACCCACCACGAAAACATTCTCGCCAAAGGGCGCTGGTTCACCGTCGGAAATATCGGTCTCCACATCGTTTTAAACGGCAAGTATTTCAACTACCTTTACACGGCGGGCGAACGCACCATGAGCTTCAGCGAATACATGCCGGCGGGCCCCATTTTCTGTCACATTTCATTCCAGAGCTATGAACGCGGCGACTTCCGCATTTTCAACAAGACTTTATTCGATGATAAAATCAAGCGCCCACGCGGCTTCAACGGAGAAAATCCAGTCTATGAAGCCGGCGATTACCAGTGGGGTTCGTAA
- a CDS encoding histidine phosphatase family protein has protein sequence MNKPTQSVLCTIAAYPLFAAIAYTAMLSACDNATSTTAPESTASSSSTTTTIEEQSSSETATVEPSSSAIQQSSSSSGQKQFSSSSRSSHRRSSSSAVQTSSSAISSSQETLVSSSSDVAKSSSSSQTSLPAKEISLDENGFATVADVYKSLTADEKAVFIIRHSEREDNVAIETELTANGVKMAQNLGTTLKSDEEFSYITSGFVRTNETANNISKGRGEASLPKLITNYDITGNWFLKISADELSAYGTKLGMQGGSVELMAHWAYEGGYTDALYELTPRAEEFIQKVILKNLPKWKRVSIMVSHDIFVMPLAVFGSKGKVALKYHEDYHWINYIAGLAIIIGADNSLRYVPVKGADSGVIDYLAIYMEEHGMGGKKPSTPKR, from the coding sequence ATGAATAAACCTACACAAAGCGTGCTCTGCACGATTGCGGCTTATCCCTTGTTCGCCGCAATCGCATACACGGCGATGCTTTCAGCCTGTGACAATGCCACATCCACAACAGCTCCTGAAAGCACCGCTTCATCCTCTTCCACAACTACAACAATTGAGGAGCAATCGTCATCGGAGACTGCAACCGTCGAGCCATCAAGTTCAGCCATTCAACAAAGCTCATCGTCAAGCGGGCAAAAACAATTTTCTAGTTCATCACGAAGCAGTCATCGGCGGTCTTCGTCTTCTGCAGTTCAAACAAGTTCATCCGCAATTTCATCATCGCAAGAGACGCTAGTTTCTTCGTCTTCAGATGTAGCAAAATCTTCCAGTTCCTCGCAAACATCGCTACCAGCAAAAGAGATTTCGCTTGACGAGAACGGTTTTGCAACTGTCGCCGATGTCTACAAGAGTCTTACCGCAGACGAAAAAGCAGTCTTCATCATTCGACATTCCGAGCGCGAAGACAATGTCGCCATAGAAACGGAACTCACCGCTAACGGCGTAAAAATGGCACAAAATTTAGGTACCACGCTCAAGAGCGACGAAGAATTTAGTTACATCACTTCGGGATTCGTGCGCACCAACGAGACTGCAAACAACATTTCAAAAGGCCGTGGAGAAGCAAGCCTTCCAAAGCTCATCACGAACTACGATATTACCGGGAACTGGTTTCTGAAAATCTCCGCCGACGAACTTTCCGCATACGGGACAAAGCTTGGCATGCAAGGCGGTTCTGTCGAGCTCATGGCCCACTGGGCTTACGAAGGCGGCTACACAGACGCGCTTTACGAACTCACCCCTCGCGCCGAAGAATTCATACAGAAAGTCATCCTCAAGAATTTACCCAAGTGGAAACGCGTAAGCATCATGGTCTCGCACGACATTTTCGTCATGCCGCTCGCCGTGTTCGGCTCCAAAGGCAAAGTCGCCTTGAAGTACCATGAAGATTACCACTGGATTAATTACATCGCCGGGCTTGCCATTATCATCGGGGCAGACAACAGCTTGCGCTATGTTCCGGTCAAAGGCGCAGATTCAGGCGTTATTGACTACCTCGCCATTTACATGGAGGAGCACGGCATGGGAGGCAAGAAGCCGTCAACCCCCAAAAGATAA
- a CDS encoding phosphatidate cytidylyltransferase, with the protein MSNLTQRLITAFIAIPIVFVLLWFNDFSRIGLMCFLGAVGAWEWARMASKMYAGPDMRYLSFASSLALTLAWALSKGGYFGLPAVPYVVGMTFLAIFAIYIGVAYAKVEIDHLFPWLVMQLGAPLYVGLWGGMNVLMMGNGQGFEHCYPFILVMTAVWLCDTVAYFFGKFAAGKGPFGRHLFAPSISPKKTWEGSIAGSIATVAWVAYWVKCSAALSSFEMNFTWTSAIVIGLLITVAGQVGDLLMSALKRWSGTKDSGNLFVGHGGVLDRCDSFLLAAPALYIFMDFLKTIV; encoded by the coding sequence ATGAGTAATTTGACTCAGCGATTGATCACTGCATTTATCGCAATTCCAATCGTTTTTGTTTTACTTTGGTTCAACGACTTTAGTCGCATTGGACTGATGTGCTTTTTGGGCGCCGTTGGCGCCTGGGAATGGGCTCGCATGGCATCCAAAATGTACGCAGGCCCGGACATGCGTTACCTCTCGTTTGCGTCGTCTTTGGCATTGACGCTTGCGTGGGCGCTCTCGAAGGGCGGCTACTTTGGACTCCCGGCTGTGCCTTACGTTGTCGGCATGACGTTCCTCGCCATTTTCGCAATCTACATTGGCGTTGCCTACGCGAAGGTCGAAATCGACCACTTGTTCCCGTGGCTCGTGATGCAGCTCGGCGCTCCGCTGTACGTAGGGCTCTGGGGCGGCATGAACGTGCTCATGATGGGCAATGGCCAGGGCTTTGAACATTGCTATCCGTTCATCCTCGTGATGACCGCGGTGTGGCTCTGCGATACGGTCGCGTATTTCTTTGGCAAGTTTGCTGCAGGCAAGGGACCGTTCGGCCGTCATTTGTTTGCACCGAGCATCAGCCCCAAGAAAACTTGGGAAGGCTCGATTGCAGGTTCCATCGCAACGGTTGCATGGGTTGCCTACTGGGTCAAGTGCAGTGCGGCTCTCAGCTCGTTCGAAATGAATTTCACTTGGACATCGGCAATCGTCATTGGTCTCCTCATTACAGTAGCTGGCCAGGTGGGCGACCTCTTGATGTCTGCACTCAAGCGCTGGAGCGGCACGAAGGATTCCGGGAACTTGTTTGTGGGGCACGGTGGCGTGCTTGACCGTTGCGACTCGTTCCTCCTTGCGGCGCCTGCTCTATACATCTTCATGGATTTCTTGAAGACCATCGTGTAA
- a CDS encoding isoprenyl transferase has translation MANQLRHIAIIMDGNGRWARRRGLERFLGHRKGTESTIDAVEMGVNLKLEHMTLYVFSSENWGRPSKEVDYLMNLLIEMVYKEIPDLMEKNVKLIVIGDISRLPEKPRANLQMAIDKTANNTGMQLNLAISYGGRQEIVEATKHIAAEVAAGKLSIDEINDEVFAKHLYLKGAPDPDLIIRTGGEFRLSNYLLWQAAYSEFYVTDTLWPDFTKEEFMKAVEFYNTRERRFGKVLHE, from the coding sequence ATGGCCAATCAGCTTAGACATATTGCCATCATCATGGACGGTAATGGCCGTTGGGCCCGCCGTCGCGGTCTAGAACGCTTCCTTGGGCACCGCAAGGGCACGGAATCGACGATCGACGCTGTGGAAATGGGCGTGAACCTTAAGCTCGAGCACATGACATTGTACGTGTTCAGCTCGGAAAACTGGGGCCGCCCGTCCAAGGAAGTGGATTACCTGATGAACCTCCTCATCGAGATGGTTTACAAGGAAATTCCGGACCTCATGGAAAAGAATGTGAAGCTGATTGTCATCGGTGACATCAGCCGCTTGCCCGAAAAGCCGCGTGCCAACTTGCAGATGGCAATTGATAAGACGGCAAACAACACGGGTATGCAGCTGAACCTCGCCATCTCCTATGGCGGTCGTCAGGAAATCGTCGAAGCGACAAAGCACATTGCGGCAGAAGTGGCTGCAGGCAAGCTCTCCATCGACGAAATCAACGACGAAGTTTTTGCAAAACACTTGTACCTGAAGGGCGCTCCCGATCCGGACCTGATTATCCGCACGGGTGGCGAGTTCAGGCTTTCCAACTACCTTCTGTGGCAGGCCGCCTATAGCGAGTTCTATGTGACGGACACGCTCTGGCCCGATTTCACGAAGGAAGAGTTCATGAAGGCGGTCGAGTTCTATAACACTCGCGAACGCCGTTTTGGGAAGGTTCTTCATGAGTAA
- the frr gene encoding ribosome recycling factor: MADYSEKMDKAIEATEREFSKIRAGQASPAILNGVRIDYYGTPTPISQVAKISVPEPRMLLVTPWEKQLVDTIDKAILAANIGLTPMKDGNCIRVTLPILTTERRKELAKIARKHAEDGRVAIRNIRRDANDALKKNKELSEDDVKKQQDEIQKATDKAIAQIDALLAEKEADILKV; the protein is encoded by the coding sequence ATGGCAGATTATTCTGAAAAAATGGACAAGGCCATCGAGGCCACCGAACGTGAATTTTCCAAGATCCGCGCTGGCCAGGCAAGCCCGGCTATCCTCAACGGCGTGCGCATCGACTACTACGGCACTCCGACCCCGATTTCCCAGGTCGCAAAGATTTCCGTGCCGGAACCGCGTATGTTGCTCGTGACCCCGTGGGAAAAGCAGCTCGTCGATACAATCGACAAGGCTATCCTCGCCGCTAACATCGGCCTTACCCCGATGAAGGATGGCAACTGCATCCGCGTGACGCTTCCGATTCTCACGACCGAACGCCGCAAGGAACTCGCCAAGATTGCTCGCAAGCATGCCGAAGACGGCCGCGTGGCAATCCGTAACATCCGCCGTGACGCTAACGACGCCCTCAAGAAGAACAAGGAACTCTCCGAAGACGACGTCAAGAAGCAGCAGGACGAAATCCAGAAGGCAACTGACAAGGCTATCGCACAGATCGACGCTCTCCTTGCTGAAAAGGAAGCAGACATCCTCAAGGTGTAA